One Methylobacterium oryzae DNA window includes the following coding sequences:
- a CDS encoding YceI family protein has translation MRAPLLVLIGLLCAGPARAADNPAAPPAPVAPSADPTQVRPGSYVLDPDHGKVTWSVSHLGYSTYYGQFTGLSGTLQLDPKAPEKSRLEVTVPLGGVITGSTRLNEHFAAPDFFDTAKFPSATFTATKVEPTSPTTARITGDLNLRGTVRPFAIDATFNQAGIHPVDQRYTVGFDGRAVVKRSDFGINAYLPQLGDEVSLRIEGEFKAAP, from the coding sequence ATGCGCGCGCCACTTCTTGTCCTGATCGGCCTGCTCTGCGCCGGCCCGGCCCGGGCGGCGGACAACCCGGCAGCCCCGCCCGCACCGGTCGCGCCGAGCGCGGATCCGACGCAGGTCCGGCCCGGCAGCTACGTCCTCGATCCGGATCACGGCAAGGTCACGTGGTCGGTCTCGCATCTCGGCTACTCGACCTATTACGGCCAGTTCACCGGCCTGAGCGGCACGCTCCAGCTCGACCCGAAGGCGCCCGAGAAGAGCCGCCTCGAGGTGACTGTGCCGCTCGGCGGCGTCATCACCGGCAGCACCCGGCTGAACGAGCACTTCGCGGCCCCGGATTTCTTCGACACGGCCAAGTTCCCGAGCGCCACCTTCACCGCCACCAAGGTCGAGCCCACCAGCCCGACCACCGCGCGGATCACCGGCGACCTCAACCTGCGTGGGACGGTCCGGCCGTTCGCGATCGACGCCACCTTCAACCAGGCCGGCATCCACCCTGTGGACCAGCGCTACACCGTGGGCTTCGACGGGCGCGCGGTCGTCAAGCGCTCGGATTTCGGCATCAACGCCTACCTGCCGCAGCTCGGCGACGAGGTGAGCCTGCGCATCGAGGGCGAGTTCAAGGCCGCGCCCTGA
- the rplU gene encoding 50S ribosomal protein L21 produces the protein MFAVIKTGGKQYRVAANDTITIASLAGEAGEAVTFGEVLLFADGAGATQVGAPTLSGISVTGEIVRHGRDKKVIAFKKRRRQNSRRKRGHRQDHTVVRITGISA, from the coding sequence ATGTTCGCAGTCATCAAGACGGGCGGTAAGCAGTACCGCGTCGCCGCCAACGACACCATCACCATCGCCTCCCTGGCGGGCGAGGCCGGCGAGGCCGTGACCTTCGGCGAGGTCCTCCTGTTCGCCGACGGCGCGGGCGCGACCCAGGTCGGCGCCCCGACCCTGTCGGGCATCAGCGTCACGGGCGAGATCGTGCGCCACGGCCGCGACAAGAAGGTCATCGCCTTCAAGAAGCGCCGCCGGCAGAACTCCCGCCGCAAGCGCGGCCATCGCCAGGACCACACGGTCGTGCGCATCACCGGCATTTCGGCCTGA
- the rpmA gene encoding 50S ribosomal protein L27, with product MAHKKAGGSSRNGRDSEGRRLGVKKFGSEAVIPGNIIVRQRGTKWHPGANVGMGKDHTIFALVPGHVRFETRRGRAFVGVTPLAEAAE from the coding sequence ATGGCACACAAGAAGGCTGGCGGCTCGTCCCGCAACGGTCGCGATTCGGAAGGCCGGCGCCTCGGCGTCAAGAAGTTCGGCTCGGAGGCCGTCATTCCGGGCAACATCATCGTGCGTCAGCGCGGCACCAAATGGCATCCCGGCGCCAATGTCGGCATGGGTAAGGACCACACGATCTTCGCGCTGGTACCGGGCCATGTCCGCTTCGAGACGCGCCGCGGGCGCGCCTTCGTAGGTGTTACCCCGCTGGCCGAGGCCGCGGAATAA
- a CDS encoding GNAT family N-acetyltransferase, whose product MFPDLTRDDVFRIETRRLWLRWPTAKDRDAILKLAGDPSVAAMLARVPHPLPAPEVDAFLLQARSRNAAGSALTLALAPRAAPGSLIGVVSIEGRSDGPPELGYWLGQPYWGSGLMAEAVTALCHAFFAYTGGTELAASARTVNPASRRVLETCGFAQAGSAIRPFPARGADLPVDLFSLDRQRWQTPPSEPAMTRAA is encoded by the coding sequence ATGTTCCCCGATCTGACCCGTGATGACGTTTTCCGGATCGAGACGCGGCGGCTGTGGCTGCGCTGGCCGACCGCCAAGGACAGGGACGCGATCCTGAAGCTGGCCGGCGACCCGTCGGTCGCCGCGATGCTGGCGCGGGTGCCGCACCCGCTCCCGGCCCCGGAGGTGGACGCGTTCCTGCTGCAGGCGCGCTCGCGGAACGCCGCCGGTTCGGCGCTCACGCTCGCCCTCGCGCCGCGGGCGGCGCCGGGCAGCCTCATCGGCGTCGTCAGCATCGAGGGGCGGAGCGACGGACCGCCGGAACTCGGCTACTGGCTCGGGCAGCCCTACTGGGGCAGCGGCCTGATGGCCGAGGCCGTGACGGCCCTGTGCCACGCGTTCTTCGCCTATACGGGCGGGACGGAACTCGCCGCCTCGGCCCGCACGGTCAACCCGGCGTCCCGGCGCGTGCTGGAGACCTGCGGCTTCGCGCAGGCCGGCAGCGCGATCCGGCCCTTTCCGGCGCGCGGCGCGGACCTTCCGGTCGATCTCTTCAGCCTCGACCGGCAGCGCTGGCAGACTCCGCCGTCCGAGCCGGCGATGACGCGGGCCGCCTGA
- the obgE gene encoding GTPase ObgE, whose translation MKFLDEAKVYVRSGDGGPGCVSFRREKFIEFGGPNGGDGGRGGDVWVECVEGLNTLIDYRYQQHFKAKKGEHGMGSNCHGANGADTVLKVPAGTQIFSEDGETLLADLTEVGQKIRLAKGGNGGFGNAYFTTSTNRAPKHANPGLEGQEMWIWLRLKLIADAGLVGLPNAGKSTFLASVTAAKPKIADYPFTTLHPGLGVVRSDGREFVLADIPGLIEGAHEGVGLGDRFLAHVERCRVLLHLVDGTSEHAGKTYKLVRGEIEAYGNGLAEKPEVVALSKTDALDADTLKSQVAKLKRAAGRAPLVLSSASRKGVPEALRALQAEIDASAEAERKPAAAWQP comes from the coding sequence GTGAAGTTCCTCGACGAAGCCAAGGTCTATGTCCGCTCCGGTGATGGCGGTCCCGGCTGCGTCTCGTTCCGGCGCGAGAAGTTCATCGAGTTCGGTGGACCGAACGGCGGTGACGGCGGCCGCGGCGGCGATGTCTGGGTGGAGTGCGTCGAGGGTCTCAACACCCTGATCGACTACCGCTACCAGCAGCACTTCAAGGCCAAGAAGGGCGAGCACGGCATGGGCTCGAACTGCCACGGCGCCAACGGCGCCGACACGGTCCTGAAGGTCCCGGCCGGCACGCAGATCTTCTCCGAGGACGGCGAGACGCTGCTCGCCGACCTGACCGAGGTCGGCCAGAAGATCCGCCTCGCCAAGGGCGGCAACGGCGGCTTCGGCAACGCCTACTTCACGACCTCCACGAACCGGGCCCCGAAACACGCTAATCCCGGCCTGGAAGGCCAGGAGATGTGGATCTGGCTGCGGCTCAAGCTGATCGCCGATGCCGGACTCGTCGGGCTCCCGAATGCCGGCAAGTCGACCTTCCTGGCGAGCGTCACCGCGGCGAAGCCGAAGATCGCCGACTACCCGTTCACGACACTGCATCCCGGCCTCGGCGTGGTTCGCTCGGACGGGCGCGAGTTCGTGCTCGCCGACATCCCGGGCCTGATCGAGGGCGCCCACGAGGGCGTCGGCCTCGGCGACAGGTTCCTCGCCCATGTCGAGCGCTGCCGGGTGCTGCTGCACCTCGTGGACGGCACGAGCGAGCATGCGGGCAAGACCTACAAGCTGGTTCGCGGCGAGATCGAGGCCTACGGCAACGGCCTCGCGGAGAAGCCCGAAGTCGTGGCGCTCTCGAAGACCGACGCGCTCGACGCCGACACGCTCAAGAGCCAGGTGGCCAAGCTGAAGCGCGCCGCCGGCCGCGCGCCGCTGGTCCTGTCCTCGGCGAGTCGGAAGGGCGTTCCCGAGGCGCTACGCGCGCTTCAGGCCGAGATCGATGCCAGCGCCGAAGCCGAGCGGAAGCCGGCGGCCGCCTGGCAGCCGTAG
- the proB gene encoding glutamate 5-kinase yields MIPALEEFRRVVIKVGSALLVDRNAGRLRHAWLAALAEDIAELHGRGVDVLVVSSGSIALGRTVLGLPPGVLRLEESQGAASVGQITLARHWAEALGHHGIVAGQILVTPQDTEERRRYLNARATVLKLLEMRAVPVVNENDTVATSEIRYGDNDRLAARVATMIDADVLVLFSDIDGLYTAPPQSDPEARHLAVVDRITPEIEAMAGGPASELSRGGMRTKVEAAKIAASGGTHLVIADGRGKNPLKAVRDGARCTWFLSGSTPTAARKTWIAGSLEPRGTLTIDAGAEQALRSGASLLPVGVRAIEGSFSRGDAVMIRDPEGRILGRGLVAYDSAEAALIIGHPSARIPELLNYPGRAWMVHRDDLALF; encoded by the coding sequence ATGATCCCTGCCCTCGAAGAATTCCGCCGCGTGGTCATCAAGGTCGGCTCGGCCCTGCTGGTCGACCGCAATGCCGGCCGCCTCCGCCACGCCTGGCTCGCCGCGCTGGCCGAGGACATCGCGGAGCTGCACGGGCGCGGCGTCGACGTCCTGGTCGTGTCCTCGGGCAGCATCGCCCTCGGCCGGACGGTGCTGGGCCTGCCGCCCGGCGTCCTGCGCCTGGAGGAGAGCCAGGGCGCGGCCTCGGTCGGACAGATCACCCTCGCGCGCCACTGGGCCGAGGCGCTGGGCCATCACGGCATCGTCGCCGGCCAGATCCTCGTGACGCCGCAGGACACCGAGGAGCGCCGCCGCTACCTCAACGCCCGTGCCACCGTGCTGAAACTCCTGGAGATGCGCGCGGTGCCGGTCGTGAACGAGAACGACACGGTGGCGACCTCGGAGATCCGCTACGGCGACAACGACCGGCTCGCCGCCCGGGTCGCCACCATGATCGACGCCGACGTGCTGGTGCTGTTCTCGGACATCGACGGCCTCTACACGGCGCCGCCCCAGAGCGATCCTGAGGCGCGCCACCTCGCCGTGGTCGATCGGATCACTCCCGAGATCGAGGCGATGGCCGGCGGCCCGGCCTCCGAGCTGTCGCGGGGCGGCATGCGCACCAAGGTCGAGGCCGCCAAGATCGCGGCCTCGGGCGGCACGCACCTGGTCATCGCGGACGGGCGCGGGAAGAACCCGCTGAAGGCCGTGCGGGACGGGGCGCGCTGCACGTGGTTCCTCTCGGGGTCCACGCCCACGGCCGCCCGGAAGACCTGGATCGCCGGCTCGCTGGAGCCGCGCGGCACCCTGACGATCGACGCGGGCGCCGAGCAGGCGCTCCGGAGCGGGGCCAGCCTGCTTCCCGTGGGCGTGCGCGCGATCGAGGGCAGCTTCTCCCGCGGCGATGCCGTGATGATCCGCGATCCGGAGGGCCGGATCCTCGGCCGCGGTCTCGTGGCCTATGACAGCGCCGAGGCCGCGCTGATCATCGGTCATCCGAGCGCGCGCATTCCGGAACTGCTCAATTATCCCGGTCGCGCCTGGATGGTGCACCGCGATGACTTGGCACTATTCTAG
- a CDS encoding glutamate-5-semialdehyde dehydrogenase, with product MPVLNLRSDFAEADALPEQMAAIGRRARAAARRMALASARTKDVALKLIAERIRASRDEILGENARDVAAARSAGQTAALIDRLTLDPGRLAAIADAVEKVGSLADPVGRQLAAIERPNGLLIERIAVPLGVVGVIFEARPNVTADAGALCLKAGNAAILRAGSDSHRSAMAIAKAMSRGLADAGLPEDAIQLVPTRDRAAVGLMLAGLDGCVDVIVPRGGRGLVERVQAEARVPVFAHLDGINHVYVAAAADLDMARSVLLNSKMRRTSVCGAAETLLVDRACAATHLAPLVQALLDAGCAVRGDAATRAVDPRVTDASEQDWHTEYLDAIIAVRVVDGIEAAIEHIETYGSHHTDAIITENDAEATRFLAEVDSAIVTHNASTQFADGGEFGFGAEIGIATGRMHARGPVGVEQLTTFKYRVHGSGQIRP from the coding sequence GTGCCCGTCCTGAACCTGAGATCGGACTTCGCCGAGGCCGACGCCCTTCCGGAGCAGATGGCGGCGATCGGCCGCCGCGCGCGGGCGGCGGCGCGGCGCATGGCGCTGGCCTCGGCGCGGACGAAGGACGTCGCGCTCAAGCTGATCGCCGAGCGGATCCGCGCGAGCCGCGACGAGATCCTGGGCGAGAACGCCCGGGACGTGGCCGCCGCCCGGAGCGCTGGCCAGACCGCCGCGCTGATCGACCGTCTCACGCTCGACCCCGGGCGCCTCGCGGCCATCGCGGACGCGGTCGAGAAGGTCGGGTCGCTCGCCGACCCGGTCGGGCGCCAGCTCGCCGCGATCGAGCGGCCGAACGGCCTCCTGATCGAGCGCATCGCGGTGCCGCTCGGCGTCGTCGGCGTCATCTTCGAGGCGCGCCCCAACGTGACGGCGGATGCCGGCGCGCTCTGCCTCAAGGCCGGCAACGCCGCGATCCTCCGGGCCGGCTCGGACAGCCATCGCAGTGCGATGGCGATCGCGAAGGCCATGAGCCGCGGGCTCGCCGATGCGGGCCTGCCGGAGGACGCGATCCAGCTCGTGCCGACCCGCGACCGCGCCGCGGTCGGGCTGATGCTCGCGGGCCTCGACGGCTGCGTCGACGTGATCGTCCCGCGCGGCGGCCGCGGCCTCGTGGAGCGCGTCCAGGCCGAGGCGCGCGTGCCGGTCTTCGCCCATCTCGACGGTATCAACCACGTCTACGTCGCCGCGGCGGCGGACCTCGACATGGCCCGCAGCGTGCTGCTCAACAGCAAGATGCGTCGCACCAGCGTCTGCGGCGCAGCCGAGACCCTGCTGGTCGACCGCGCCTGCGCGGCGACGCATCTCGCGCCGCTGGTCCAGGCCCTGCTCGACGCCGGCTGCGCCGTCCGGGGCGATGCCGCGACGCGCGCGGTCGATCCCCGTGTGACGGACGCTTCCGAGCAGGACTGGCACACCGAGTACCTCGACGCGATCATCGCGGTGCGGGTGGTGGACGGGATCGAGGCCGCCATCGAGCACATCGAGACCTACGGCTCGCATCACACCGACGCGATCATCACCGAGAACGACGCCGAGGCGACCCGTTTCCTGGCCGAGGTCGACTCGGCGATCGTCACCCACAACGCCTCCACGCAGTTCGCCGACGGCGGCGAGTTCGGCTTCGGGGCCGAGATCGGCATCGCCACGGGGCGGATGCACGCGCGCGGGCCGGTGGGCGTCGAGCAGCTGACCACGTTCAAGTACCGGGTCCACGGCAGCGGCCAGATCCGCCCGTGA
- a CDS encoding nicotinate-nucleotide adenylyltransferase, with protein sequence MRLTLPPSAPGMRIGLYGGSFNPAHLGHRHVTLAALRRLGLDRVWWLVSPGNPLKSRSALPSVAARCDQARQIARHPRIAVTGIEAALGVRFTVQTLRFLTRRCPGVHFVWVMGADSLGTFHRWKGFAEIARLVPIAVIDRPGFTMTPLSARAARRLAGARVPEAAASTLALRSPPAWMFLHGPRSTLSSTQIRARTGRGTAPPKPARLQSRPDTANFT encoded by the coding sequence GTGCGGCTGACCCTGCCGCCGAGCGCTCCCGGCATGCGGATCGGCCTCTACGGCGGATCCTTCAATCCCGCCCATCTGGGCCACCGGCACGTGACGCTCGCGGCCCTGCGTCGGCTCGGGCTCGACCGGGTCTGGTGGCTGGTGAGCCCGGGGAACCCGCTCAAGAGCCGGAGTGCTCTCCCCTCCGTCGCGGCGCGGTGCGATCAGGCGCGCCAGATCGCCCGGCACCCGCGGATCGCCGTGACCGGGATCGAGGCTGCGCTCGGCGTCCGCTTCACGGTGCAGACGCTGCGCTTCCTCACGCGCCGGTGCCCGGGCGTTCACTTCGTCTGGGTCATGGGAGCCGATTCCCTCGGGACCTTCCATCGCTGGAAGGGCTTCGCCGAGATCGCCCGCCTCGTGCCGATCGCCGTCATCGACCGGCCCGGCTTCACCATGACGCCGCTGAGTGCCCGCGCGGCCCGACGCCTGGCCGGTGCCCGGGTCCCCGAGGCGGCGGCGTCGACGCTCGCGCTGCGGTCGCCGCCGGCCTGGATGTTCCTGCACGGGCCGCGCTCGACCCTGTCGTCCACGCAGATCCGCGCGCGCACGGGTCGGGGGACGGCGCCGCCGAAGCCTGCGCGGTTGCAATCGCGGCCCGATACCGCCAATTTCACCTGA